A single region of the Nocardioides aurantiacus genome encodes:
- a CDS encoding helicase — MPSRRTAGARRRPTSQRRSGASTRPLPVAGPGERVWVLDVPYGTQVEGAAWHPAVRTHLYVGRALPTHLAPYAPGPHTLGRFLENTLDPDGPAHAPEPTGVLEPRQHQYEAADAIAARAAAGGRQFLLADEPGVGKTISAVLGATAVGDLRGARRVLVVADRPAAITIGHWCRTIDALGDGGLEWVVITWDRLEKVAGHDWDVIIADEAHALRRTTTKRWKHWVRISGHGRSHDTAPFVIATTATPGHTPLELPYLAPAYAQVHDEPMRGWTSAARPADAFATALERHGVGVEQGRHGATWTTDAGRRAADLKLVRGWLADERPPAMLHRAAPWGPVPISGMPVALTPTERAAYDAEWGEFCREMEIARRGRSVAKGRSALLRFRQKAGLIRVDSTVAWIAQQVQAERQVACSVEFVATAADPIADRLRDSGIDVATIYGRDRFDPEAERLRFQTGQAKVCVFTTVASISLHAGETLPDGHRASPEPRVGVFHQARFSGIAGRQVTGRTHRDHQVSPWHVAYAEGTVEEEVGKVMVERIAAASDTVGSDTSGLTDLARLLGADWLPAAALTEDGT, encoded by the coding sequence GTGCCCAGTCGCCGTACCGCCGGTGCTCGACGACGTCCGACGTCGCAGCGGCGGAGCGGGGCGAGCACGCGACCGCTCCCGGTCGCCGGGCCGGGCGAGCGGGTGTGGGTGCTCGACGTCCCCTACGGGACCCAGGTCGAGGGCGCGGCCTGGCACCCGGCGGTCAGGACCCACCTGTACGTCGGCCGCGCGCTGCCGACGCACCTCGCGCCGTACGCGCCGGGGCCGCACACGCTGGGGCGGTTCCTGGAGAACACGCTCGACCCCGACGGCCCGGCTCACGCCCCGGAGCCGACCGGGGTGCTCGAGCCGCGGCAGCACCAGTACGAGGCGGCCGACGCGATCGCGGCGCGCGCCGCGGCGGGCGGACGTCAGTTCCTGCTGGCCGACGAGCCGGGCGTGGGCAAGACGATCTCCGCGGTCCTCGGGGCGACGGCGGTCGGCGACCTCCGGGGCGCACGACGGGTGCTCGTCGTGGCGGACCGGCCCGCCGCGATCACCATCGGCCACTGGTGCCGCACCATCGACGCGCTGGGCGACGGGGGCCTGGAGTGGGTCGTGATCACGTGGGACCGGCTGGAGAAGGTCGCGGGCCACGACTGGGACGTGATCATCGCCGACGAGGCGCACGCGCTGCGGCGCACGACGACGAAGCGGTGGAAGCACTGGGTGCGGATCTCGGGGCACGGGCGGTCGCACGACACGGCACCGTTCGTCATCGCGACCACCGCGACGCCCGGGCACACGCCGCTGGAGCTGCCCTACCTCGCCCCGGCGTACGCGCAGGTCCACGACGAGCCGATGCGGGGGTGGACGTCGGCGGCCCGACCGGCCGACGCGTTCGCCACCGCGCTCGAGCGCCACGGCGTCGGCGTGGAGCAGGGGCGTCACGGCGCGACCTGGACCACCGACGCGGGGCGGCGCGCGGCCGACCTGAAGCTGGTGCGCGGGTGGCTCGCCGACGAGCGGCCCCCGGCGATGCTGCACCGCGCCGCGCCGTGGGGACCGGTGCCGATCTCCGGCATGCCGGTGGCGCTGACGCCGACGGAACGGGCGGCGTACGACGCCGAGTGGGGCGAGTTCTGCCGCGAGATGGAGATCGCGCGACGCGGTCGCAGCGTCGCGAAGGGCCGCTCCGCGCTGCTGCGCTTCCGGCAGAAGGCCGGGCTGATCCGGGTGGACTCGACGGTCGCCTGGATCGCCCAGCAGGTCCAGGCCGAGCGACAGGTGGCGTGCTCGGTGGAGTTCGTCGCCACCGCGGCCGACCCGATCGCCGACCGGCTGCGCGACTCCGGCATCGACGTCGCCACGATCTACGGCCGCGACCGGTTCGACCCCGAGGCCGAGCGGCTCCGGTTCCAGACCGGCCAGGCGAAGGTGTGCGTGTTCACGACGGTCGCCTCGATCAGCCTGCACGCGGGCGAGACCCTCCCCGACGGCCACCGGGCCAGCCCCGAGCCGCGCGTCGGCGTCTTCCACCAGGCGCGCTTCTCGGGGATCGCCGGGAGGCAGGTGACCGGCCGCACCCACCGCGACCACCAGGTCTCGCCCTGGCACGTCGCGTACGCCGAGGGCACCGTCGAGGAGGAGGTCGGCAAGGTGATGGTCGAGCGGATCGCCGCCGCCTCCGACACGGTCGGCAGCGACACGAGCGGCCTCACCGACCTCGCCCGGCTCCTCGGTGCCGACTGGCTGCCGGCCGCGGCCCTGACCGAGGACGGGACCTGA
- a CDS encoding GlxA family transcriptional regulator: MKIAIHAFEGISMFHLAVPSTVFCEVGALGLAPGWRTTVWSTDPRVTTSEGLSLDGLAGPEALLDADLLVFPSWHPDLRPPGAELSSAVQDAVDRGARLVGLCLGAFPLAGSGLLDGRAVVTHWGAAQELATRYPAVEVNPDAIYVDHGDVLTSAGTASALDACLHVVRRELGSEAAATLARHLVVAPHRDGGQAQYIRRPLPEPDGVGQLGATIDWALAHLEEQVTVEAMAAHAGMSRRNFTRRFGEATGASPAQWLTSRRLDESRRLLERSTLPVGTIAARTGFGSAVTFRQRFADAYGTTPTSYRRRFAVDEGA, translated from the coding sequence GTGAAGATCGCGATCCACGCCTTCGAGGGCATCAGCATGTTCCACCTCGCGGTCCCCTCGACCGTCTTCTGCGAGGTGGGCGCGCTCGGGCTGGCCCCCGGGTGGCGGACGACGGTGTGGAGCACCGACCCCCGGGTGACCACCTCCGAGGGCCTCTCGCTCGACGGCCTCGCCGGCCCCGAGGCCCTGCTCGACGCCGACCTCCTGGTCTTCCCGTCGTGGCACCCGGACCTCCGCCCGCCCGGGGCCGAGCTGTCGTCGGCCGTGCAGGACGCGGTCGACCGGGGAGCACGCCTGGTGGGACTCTGCCTCGGCGCCTTCCCCCTCGCCGGTTCCGGCCTGCTCGACGGACGCGCGGTGGTCACCCACTGGGGCGCGGCGCAGGAGCTGGCGACGCGCTACCCCGCCGTCGAGGTCAACCCCGACGCGATCTACGTCGACCACGGCGACGTGCTGACCTCCGCGGGGACCGCGTCCGCGCTGGACGCCTGCCTGCACGTCGTACGCCGCGAGCTCGGCTCGGAGGCCGCGGCGACCCTGGCCCGTCACCTCGTCGTCGCCCCGCACCGCGACGGCGGCCAGGCGCAGTACATCCGTCGTCCCCTGCCCGAGCCGGACGGCGTGGGGCAGCTCGGCGCCACGATCGACTGGGCGCTGGCGCACCTGGAGGAGCAGGTCACGGTGGAGGCGATGGCCGCGCACGCCGGGATGAGCCGGCGCAACTTCACCCGCCGCTTCGGGGAGGCGACGGGGGCCAGCCCCGCGCAGTGGCTGACGAGCCGGCGCCTCGACGAGTCCCGCCGGCTCCTGGAGCGCTCGACCCTGCCGGTGGGCACGATCGCCGCACGCACCGGCTTCGGCAGCGCCGTCACGTTCCGGCAGCGCTTCGCCGACGCCTACGGCACGACACCGACGTCCTACCGCCGTCGGTTCGCGGTGGACGAGGGCGCCTGA
- a CDS encoding flavin monoamine oxidase family protein encodes MTSQHLPGDAPTAPLDRDVVVVGAGPAGLMAARTLAAAGRSVVVLEARDRVGGRTWSDVVDGAFLEIGGQWVSPDQTELLGLVDELGLSTFPRYREGRSVYRTPEGEVVQYDGLELPVGERTAAEMRRLTALLDDLAAEIGCHEPWAHPRATELDRISFHHWLREVSADEQACDNIGLFIAGGMLTKPAHAFSALQAVLMAASAGSFSNLLDDAFILDRRVVGGMQSVSETMADRLDVRLATPVRTIRTTADGVVVESDHVTVTARHVVVAVPPNLYSRISYDPPLPRRQHQMHQHLSLGLVIKVHAVYTTPFWRDAGLSGTCFGATALVQEVYDNTNHGDDRGTLVGFVSDEKADRLLELDPADRRAEVLASIADYLGPQALEPLVYHESDWASEEWTRGAYAASFDLGGLSRYGKDQTAPVGRIHWASSDTAAEGYQHVDGALRRGRAVAEEIAASA; translated from the coding sequence ATGACCAGCCAGCACCTCCCCGGCGACGCCCCGACCGCGCCCCTGGACCGCGACGTGGTCGTGGTCGGCGCCGGGCCCGCGGGCCTGATGGCGGCCCGCACGCTCGCCGCGGCCGGGCGCAGCGTCGTGGTCCTCGAGGCCCGCGACCGCGTGGGCGGGCGCACCTGGAGCGACGTGGTGGACGGCGCGTTCCTGGAGATCGGCGGGCAGTGGGTCTCGCCGGACCAGACCGAGCTGCTGGGCCTGGTCGACGAGCTCGGCCTGAGCACCTTCCCCCGCTACCGCGAGGGCCGTTCGGTCTACCGCACGCCCGAGGGCGAGGTGGTGCAGTACGACGGCCTCGAGCTGCCCGTCGGGGAGAGGACCGCCGCCGAGATGCGTCGCCTGACCGCGCTGCTGGACGACCTCGCCGCCGAGATCGGGTGCCACGAGCCGTGGGCCCACCCCCGCGCCACTGAGCTCGACCGGATCTCCTTCCACCACTGGCTGCGCGAGGTCTCCGCCGACGAGCAGGCCTGCGACAACATCGGGCTCTTCATCGCCGGCGGCATGCTGACCAAGCCGGCGCACGCCTTCTCGGCGCTGCAGGCGGTGCTCATGGCGGCCTCGGCCGGGTCGTTCAGCAACCTGCTCGACGACGCCTTCATCCTCGACCGCCGTGTCGTCGGCGGCATGCAGTCGGTCTCCGAGACGATGGCCGACCGGCTCGACGTACGCCTCGCGACGCCGGTGCGCACCATCCGCACCACCGCCGACGGCGTGGTCGTCGAGTCCGACCACGTCACCGTCACGGCCCGCCACGTCGTGGTCGCCGTGCCGCCCAACCTCTACAGCCGGATCAGCTACGACCCGCCGCTGCCCCGTCGCCAGCACCAGATGCACCAGCACCTCTCGCTCGGCCTGGTGATCAAGGTGCACGCCGTCTACACGACGCCGTTCTGGCGCGACGCCGGCCTGTCGGGCACCTGCTTCGGTGCGACCGCGCTGGTGCAGGAGGTCTACGACAACACCAACCACGGCGACGACCGCGGCACCCTCGTCGGCTTCGTCTCCGACGAGAAGGCCGACCGGCTCCTCGAGCTCGACCCCGCCGACCGCCGGGCCGAGGTGCTCGCCTCCATCGCCGACTACCTCGGGCCGCAGGCGCTCGAGCCGCTCGTCTACCACGAGTCGGACTGGGCGAGCGAGGAGTGGACCCGTGGGGCGTACGCCGCGAGCTTCGACCTCGGTGGCCTCTCCCGCTACGGCAAGGACCAGACCGCCCCGGTCGGGCGGATCCACTGGGCCAGCTCCGACACCGCCGCCGAGGGCTACCAACACGTCGACGGCGCCCTGCGCCGCGGCCGAGCCGTCGCCGAGGAGATCGCCGCCTCCGCCTGA
- a CDS encoding PucR family transcriptional regulator produces MLTVADVLELPVLRAADPVVLAWEGGVQGVVRWVHPTELADIAPLLRGGDLVLTTGVALPGDDAAVTAYVGSLVESGAAGLVVELGRRWRVLPDHLVAECERLGLLLVALRREVRFAAVSQAVGERLVDRQLAELREAQRVHDTFTELSVAEAGPDDVLTAAQRLAGATVVLESEEHQVLDYRAGPGDPTAFLADWERRSRSVVVADRTTWDRSNGWLVTRLGRRERAWGRLVVESPDEPPQRLTALVERAAAALALHRLHDRTRDGHLRRLHHELLVQLLADASGPATAQRLELAGVPVERRRLVGLVLRGPGGAGASPDEVVAATLRAAELLHTPLLVAAFGSDVRVLLPVPARQDPDRTADRLVARVRSRAPVATAAAGSVVDGLAAAGRTLREAAHVLASLPPENGARSDARSDAGSDAGVLHRLADVHVRGLLALLADDERLRSFVDRELQPLRGPDGTGGSAARTDLREAARVVVEEWGNKSAAAARLRLSRPALYDRIARVERALGVDLADAEVRTSLHLALLADDLRNSSSQPAVD; encoded by the coding sequence GTGCTGACCGTCGCCGACGTCCTGGAGCTGCCGGTCCTGCGCGCCGCCGACCCCGTCGTGCTGGCCTGGGAGGGGGGCGTGCAGGGCGTCGTCCGCTGGGTGCACCCGACCGAGCTGGCCGACATCGCGCCGCTGCTGCGCGGCGGCGACCTGGTGCTGACGACCGGCGTCGCGCTGCCGGGCGACGACGCGGCCGTCACGGCGTACGTCGGGAGCCTGGTCGAGTCCGGGGCCGCCGGCCTGGTCGTCGAGCTGGGGCGGCGGTGGCGGGTGCTGCCCGACCACCTCGTCGCCGAGTGCGAGCGGCTGGGGCTGCTGCTGGTCGCGCTGCGCCGCGAGGTGCGGTTCGCGGCCGTCAGCCAGGCCGTCGGCGAACGGCTCGTCGACCGCCAGCTCGCCGAGCTGCGCGAGGCGCAGCGGGTGCACGACACCTTCACCGAGCTCAGCGTGGCCGAGGCCGGGCCCGACGACGTGCTCACCGCCGCGCAGCGGCTGGCCGGGGCGACGGTGGTGCTGGAGAGCGAGGAGCACCAGGTGCTCGACTACCGTGCCGGGCCGGGCGACCCGACCGCCTTCCTGGCCGACTGGGAGCGTCGCTCGCGCAGCGTCGTGGTCGCCGACCGGACCACCTGGGACCGCAGCAACGGCTGGCTGGTGACCCGGCTCGGCCGCCGCGAGCGCGCCTGGGGGCGGCTGGTCGTGGAGTCTCCCGACGAGCCGCCGCAGCGGCTCACCGCCCTGGTCGAGCGGGCCGCCGCGGCGCTGGCGCTGCACCGGCTGCACGACCGCACCCGCGACGGCCACCTGCGTCGGCTGCACCACGAGCTGCTGGTGCAGCTGCTCGCCGACGCCTCCGGTCCGGCCACGGCGCAGCGCCTGGAGCTGGCCGGGGTGCCGGTGGAGCGACGCCGGCTCGTCGGTCTCGTGCTCCGCGGCCCGGGCGGTGCGGGCGCGTCGCCCGACGAGGTGGTCGCGGCGACGTTGCGGGCGGCCGAGCTGCTGCACACCCCGCTCCTGGTCGCGGCGTTCGGGTCCGACGTACGCGTGCTGCTGCCGGTGCCGGCGCGCCAGGACCCCGACCGGACGGCCGACCGGCTGGTCGCCCGGGTGCGCTCGCGCGCCCCGGTGGCGACCGCGGCCGCCGGCAGCGTCGTCGACGGCCTCGCCGCCGCCGGCCGCACGCTGCGCGAGGCGGCCCACGTGCTCGCTTCCCTGCCCCCGGAGAACGGAGCCCGGTCCGACGCCCGGTCCGACGCCGGGTCCGACGCCGGCGTGCTCCACCGCCTCGCCGACGTCCACGTGCGCGGCCTGCTGGCGCTGCTGGCCGACGACGAGCGGCTGCGGTCCTTCGTCGACCGCGAGCTGCAGCCGCTGCGGGGGCCCGACGGCACCGGCGGCTCGGCCGCCCGGACCGACCTGCGCGAGGCCGCCCGGGTCGTGGTGGAGGAGTGGGGCAACAAGTCGGCCGCGGCGGCCCGGCTGCGGCTGTCCCGGCCCGCGCTCTACGACCGCATCGCGCGCGTCGAGCGGGCGCTGGGGGTCGACCTGGCCGACGCCGAGGTACGCACCTCGCTCCACCTCGCCCTGCTCGCCGACGACCTGCGGAATTCGTCGTCACAACCCGCTGTGGACTAG
- a CDS encoding isochorismatase family protein — MTTPRRALVVVDVQNEYFDGPLQVQHPPREVTLANITRAMDAAVELGLPVVVLQHELPEGAPVFAVGSHGWSLHPEVERRLRPEFQRASKSFGSAFSGDGVADWLQEQEVDTITVVGYMTNNCDIATAVDAETRGVAAEVLADASGAIHLANDAGSASAQQVHETLMVLLHSNFAAVADTDAWVAAARAGDPLPKSDLGTSAVQGRARYGG, encoded by the coding sequence GTGACCACCCCACGCCGCGCGCTGGTCGTCGTCGACGTCCAGAACGAGTACTTCGACGGCCCGCTGCAGGTCCAGCACCCGCCGCGCGAGGTCACCCTGGCCAACATCACGCGGGCGATGGACGCCGCGGTCGAGCTGGGCCTGCCCGTCGTCGTGCTCCAGCACGAGCTGCCCGAGGGCGCGCCGGTCTTCGCCGTCGGCTCGCACGGCTGGTCGCTGCACCCCGAGGTGGAGCGGCGGCTGCGGCCTGAGTTCCAGCGGGCGTCGAAGTCCTTCGGGAGCGCCTTCTCCGGCGACGGTGTCGCCGACTGGCTCCAGGAGCAGGAGGTCGACACCATCACCGTCGTGGGCTACATGACCAACAACTGCGACATCGCCACCGCCGTCGACGCCGAGACCCGAGGTGTCGCGGCGGAGGTGCTCGCGGACGCCTCGGGGGCCATCCACCTCGCCAACGACGCCGGGAGTGCGTCCGCCCAGCAGGTCCACGAGACCCTGATGGTGCTGCTCCACTCCAACTTCGCGGCGGTCGCCGACACCGACGCGTGGGTGGCCGCGGCCCGGGCGGGCGACCCGCTGCCCAAGAGCGACCTGGGGACCTCTGCCGTGCAGGGCCGGGCGCGGTACGGCGGCTGA
- a CDS encoding sulfite exporter TauE/SafE family protein, with amino-acid sequence MSPTEVLLLVAAGVGAGLTGSVAGLASLISYPALLAAGLPPLVANVSNTVALTGNALGTTVGSRRELVGQWPRLRLLMLLCATGGGLGAALLLLTDPAVFEAVVPWLVALGSALLLLRDRLRRWSETRRATAGPPRAWRGHLVVGAIGVYGGYFGAAAGVIMLAVLALRTTEPMAVTNAVKNVATSTANLVAAIAYVVLAPVDWAAVVPLAGGAVLGGWLGPQVVRLLPERPLRWGIALAGFGLAIRLQLG; translated from the coding sequence GTGAGCCCCACGGAGGTCCTGCTCCTCGTCGCGGCCGGGGTGGGTGCCGGGCTCACCGGGTCCGTCGCCGGACTCGCGTCGCTGATCAGCTATCCCGCGCTGCTCGCGGCCGGCCTGCCGCCCCTGGTCGCCAACGTGAGCAACACCGTGGCGCTGACGGGCAACGCGCTCGGCACGACCGTCGGCTCCCGCCGCGAGCTGGTGGGCCAGTGGCCGCGCCTGCGGCTGCTGATGCTGCTCTGCGCCACGGGCGGCGGCCTCGGCGCGGCCCTGCTCCTGCTGACCGACCCCGCGGTGTTCGAGGCCGTCGTGCCGTGGCTGGTCGCGCTCGGGTCGGCCCTGCTGCTCCTCCGTGACCGGCTGCGGCGGTGGTCGGAGACCCGCCGCGCGACCGCGGGCCCGCCCCGTGCCTGGCGCGGTCACCTCGTGGTCGGCGCAATCGGCGTGTACGGCGGCTACTTCGGCGCCGCCGCCGGGGTGATCATGCTTGCCGTCCTGGCGTTGCGGACCACCGAGCCGATGGCGGTCACCAACGCGGTCAAGAACGTCGCGACCAGCACCGCCAACCTGGTGGCGGCGATCGCCTACGTCGTGCTCGCCCCGGTCGACTGGGCGGCGGTCGTGCCCCTGGCCGGTGGCGCCGTCCTCGGCGGGTGGCTGGGGCCGCAGGTGGTGAGGCTGCTGCCCGAGCGGCCGCTGCGCTGGGGCATCGCCCTCGCCGGGTTCGGGCTCGCGATCCGGCTCCAGCTCGGCTGA
- a CDS encoding GntR family transcriptional regulator: protein MTQVRRPGGARASGAHVVYVELKRRILDLELEPGARLHEPALTTELGVSRTPLREAVRRLIAENLLEQQPTGAVLVPLLDARDVVELYDVRAALEGLMAGTAARRATGADHDALRGLLARNEALVHFRDDAMVAGTAIHDRIGEIAGNAWAQHLHRQVSDQMRRYKLATNASEERRTAALGEHHDICAAIIAGDDVAAADLASRHVLGARDVAVRALGEPGAGTAPSRSNAP, encoded by the coding sequence ATGACCCAGGTGCGGCGGCCGGGCGGAGCGCGCGCGTCGGGCGCCCACGTCGTCTACGTCGAGCTCAAGCGGCGGATCCTCGACCTCGAGCTGGAGCCCGGCGCGCGGCTCCACGAGCCGGCGCTCACCACCGAGCTCGGGGTCAGCCGTACGCCGCTGCGCGAGGCCGTGCGCCGGCTCATCGCCGAGAACCTGCTCGAGCAGCAGCCGACGGGGGCGGTCCTCGTCCCGCTCCTCGACGCCCGCGACGTCGTCGAGCTCTACGACGTCCGCGCCGCGCTCGAGGGCCTGATGGCGGGCACGGCGGCGCGGAGGGCGACCGGGGCCGACCACGACGCGCTGCGCGGGCTGCTCGCGCGCAACGAGGCACTGGTGCACTTCCGCGACGACGCCATGGTCGCGGGCACGGCGATCCACGACCGCATCGGGGAGATCGCCGGCAACGCCTGGGCCCAGCACCTCCACCGGCAGGTCTCGGACCAGATGCGGCGCTACAAGCTCGCCACCAACGCCAGCGAGGAGCGGCGTACCGCCGCGCTGGGCGAGCACCACGACATCTGCGCGGCGATCATCGCCGGCGACGACGTGGCGGCCGCCGACCTCGCCTCCCGCCACGTCCTCGGCGCCCGCGACGTCGCTGTCCGGGCCCTCGGGGAGCCGGGTGCGGGGACGGCCCCGTCCCGTTCCAACGCGCCGTGA
- a CDS encoding MFS transporter, translating into MRRPPLGLASLYGSTLLVQVVTFILRPTAIYRAIELDAPAQLLGAIGASFAVVPLLLAVGIGTLTDRLGEKSLMITGGVVLLGSTACFALLGSTIPGLLLATVTLGVGHLCSVVGQQAYVANVSDSSRYDTAFGHYTFAASAGQAAGPGFIALFGGRSAIPDTDAIFLASGAVAAALLLVTLALPRTTGSRGRTGDQGSVRTLLRRPGLVRALTVSSVVLAAVDISLVYLPALGAERDVSAATIGALLSVRAVFSMASRLFLGQLAALLGRGRLLVGSVAGAAVGMALLPAPLPTWSLFVVVAVMGFGLGVGQPMTMSWLADATPPGLRGRAMSLRLTGNRLGQVVVPTAAGAFAASAGAGAVLWATAAALGAVALAARRIRAPGT; encoded by the coding sequence GTGAGGCGACCACCCCTCGGCCTGGCCAGCCTCTACGGCTCCACCCTGCTGGTCCAGGTCGTCACCTTCATCCTGCGCCCGACCGCGATCTACCGCGCCATCGAGCTGGACGCACCCGCGCAGCTCCTGGGTGCGATCGGCGCCAGCTTCGCCGTGGTCCCGCTGCTCCTCGCCGTGGGCATCGGCACCCTGACCGACCGGCTCGGCGAGAAGTCGCTGATGATCACCGGCGGCGTCGTCCTCCTCGGCAGCACCGCCTGCTTCGCCCTCCTGGGCAGCACCATCCCCGGCCTGCTGCTCGCCACGGTCACCCTCGGCGTGGGGCACCTGTGCTCGGTGGTGGGGCAGCAGGCCTACGTCGCCAACGTCTCCGACAGCTCGCGCTACGACACCGCGTTCGGCCACTACACGTTCGCGGCCTCGGCGGGACAGGCCGCGGGGCCGGGCTTCATCGCCCTGTTCGGGGGACGCTCGGCGATCCCCGACACCGACGCGATCTTCCTCGCCTCCGGCGCCGTGGCGGCGGCGCTGCTCCTCGTCACGCTCGCCCTACCGCGGACGACGGGCTCGCGTGGCCGGACCGGCGACCAGGGGTCGGTGCGCACCCTGCTCCGGCGACCGGGCCTGGTGCGCGCGCTCACGGTGAGCTCGGTGGTCCTGGCGGCGGTCGACATCTCGCTGGTCTACCTGCCGGCCCTCGGAGCCGAGCGCGACGTCTCGGCCGCCACGATCGGGGCCCTGCTGTCGGTGCGGGCCGTGTTCTCGATGGCCTCGAGGCTGTTCCTCGGGCAGCTCGCGGCGCTCCTGGGCCGGGGTCGGCTGCTGGTCGGGAGCGTGGCCGGGGCCGCTGTCGGCATGGCCCTGCTGCCGGCCCCCCTGCCCACCTGGTCGCTGTTCGTCGTCGTGGCCGTCATGGGCTTCGGGCTGGGCGTGGGTCAACCCATGACCATGTCCTGGCTGGCCGACGCCACCCCACCCGGGCTGCGGGGACGGGCGATGTCGCTGCGGCTCACCGGCAACCGGCTGGGCCAGGTCGTCGTGCCGACCGCGGCGGGCGCCTTCGCCGCGAGCGCCGGCGCCGGGGCCGTCCTGTGGGCGACCGCCGCCGCCCTCGGCGCCGTGGCCCTGGCGGCACGCCGGATCCGCGCCCCCGGGACCTGA
- a CDS encoding PAS domain S-box protein, whose protein sequence is MGSPIPQHDDAAPASAPDPPHGDPAPRIVLLTPDWSRALDASTTCRFQLRLSREDILAGTTAVFDPTDDRLGPAREEQRRTGRFAGRLRLQPKEGTPFEATVSVTSVDGTDVEVAGPRDLAVLEYDVDRQVPTGLERQWSRHPLHHSPDVVALYEADGTLRYISPSVTDVLGYAPEEMTGQVTIDLVHPDDVEPMIDAMLAVGGTTGPAEPVVFRVRHRDGRWRHLEVMLRDLSEDPEVGGSTVHFRDITHRVEQLGASYFDGLTALDGPAAGVANIGTDGRPVRFNDRFAEVLGRSREALLGLADLGEAVHPEDREGHRAEVRRVADGGSPRAREWRFLRPDGTVAWVSSTVQRPVVASVLSDLLVVSVTDVTARKDAERAWALLSPREQEVLGLLVRGLRNRDIAGALHVSIHTVKHHVQSVLRKLEVTERAHAVARVAPLEAPPDPAAPRETGRR, encoded by the coding sequence GTGGGCAGCCCCATCCCCCAGCACGACGACGCCGCGCCCGCCTCCGCGCCCGACCCCCCGCACGGCGACCCGGCACCCCGGATCGTGCTCCTCACGCCCGACTGGTCCCGGGCCCTGGACGCCAGCACGACGTGCCGCTTCCAGCTGCGCCTGTCGCGCGAGGACATCCTCGCCGGCACCACCGCGGTGTTCGACCCCACCGACGACCGGCTCGGCCCGGCGCGCGAGGAGCAGCGTCGTACGGGCCGGTTCGCGGGGCGGCTGCGGCTCCAGCCCAAGGAGGGGACACCCTTCGAGGCCACCGTGTCGGTCACCTCGGTCGACGGGACCGACGTCGAGGTCGCCGGGCCGCGGGACCTCGCGGTGCTGGAGTACGACGTGGACCGCCAGGTGCCGACCGGGCTGGAGCGACAGTGGTCCCGCCACCCCCTCCACCACTCGCCCGACGTCGTGGCGCTCTACGAGGCCGACGGGACGCTGCGCTACATCAGCCCCTCGGTCACCGACGTGCTCGGCTACGCGCCGGAGGAGATGACCGGGCAGGTCACCATCGACCTGGTCCACCCCGACGACGTCGAGCCGATGATCGACGCGATGCTCGCGGTCGGCGGCACCACCGGCCCGGCCGAGCCGGTGGTGTTCCGGGTCCGGCACCGCGACGGCCGCTGGCGCCACCTCGAGGTCATGCTCCGCGACCTGTCCGAGGACCCGGAGGTGGGTGGTTCGACGGTCCACTTCCGCGACATCACCCACCGGGTCGAGCAGCTGGGCGCGAGCTACTTCGACGGCCTCACCGCGCTGGACGGGCCCGCGGCCGGCGTCGCCAACATCGGGACCGACGGCCGGCCGGTCCGCTTCAACGACCGGTTCGCCGAGGTCCTCGGCCGCTCCCGCGAGGCGTTGCTGGGGCTCGCCGACCTCGGCGAGGCCGTGCACCCCGAGGACCGCGAGGGGCACCGGGCCGAGGTGCGGCGCGTGGCCGACGGCGGGTCGCCCCGGGCCCGCGAGTGGCGCTTCCTGCGGCCCGACGGGACGGTGGCCTGGGTCAGCTCGACCGTGCAGCGTCCCGTCGTGGCCTCGGTGCTCTCCGACCTGCTGGTGGTGAGCGTCACCGACGTCACCGCCCGCAAGGACGCCGAGCGGGCCTGGGCCCTGCTCTCCCCCCGCGAGCAGGAGGTGCTCGGCCTGCTCGTCCGGGGACTGCGCAACCGCGACATCGCCGGGGCGCTCCACGTGAGCATCCACACCGTGAAGCACCACGTCCAGAGCGTGCTCCGCAAGCTCGAGGTCACCGAGCGCGCGCACGCCGTGGCACGGGTCGCCCCGCTCGAGGCGCCCCCGGACCCCGCGGCTCCCCGGGAGACCGGCCGCCGCTGA